The Pedobacter mucosus genome window below encodes:
- a CDS encoding nitroreductase, whose product MEPEILKQTQQGLYIFKEVLRSRTSCRGFLDTPVSENTITSVLEDAKLAPSNCNTQPWETHIISGNKLKELSEALLRENNAERFTPDFSFDTNEYHDRYKERYFNLSKTHYDGFRVKREDKEGRKEVSDLNYTFFNAPHVAIPFMPSFGDNVRVGGDIGMYGQTFLLSLTAHGLAGIPQTALGFFAGTIREILNVPSELKMLFGISFGYADPNSPGNSFKLGRDPLSSNVTFHQ is encoded by the coding sequence ATGGAACCAGAAATATTAAAACAAACACAACAAGGCCTATATATATTTAAAGAGGTTCTCCGTTCAAGAACATCATGTCGTGGCTTCTTAGACACACCGGTATCAGAAAACACTATTACCTCCGTTTTAGAGGATGCCAAATTAGCTCCGTCAAACTGCAATACTCAGCCCTGGGAAACTCATATCATTTCGGGAAACAAACTAAAGGAATTATCTGAGGCGCTGTTGAGAGAAAACAACGCTGAAAGGTTTACGCCGGATTTCAGCTTTGATACCAATGAATATCACGATCGTTACAAAGAACGTTACTTTAACCTGTCTAAGACTCATTATGATGGCTTCAGAGTTAAGCGTGAAGATAAAGAAGGCCGAAAAGAGGTTTCAGATCTGAACTATACCTTCTTTAATGCTCCACATGTTGCTATTCCATTTATGCCCTCATTTGGCGATAATGTGCGGGTAGGTGGTGATATTGGTATGTATGGTCAAACATTTCTTTTATCTCTTACGGCACATGGCCTAGCAGGTATCCCGCAGACAGCATTGGGTTTTTTCGCTGGCACCATAAGAGAGATTCTGAATGTGCCGAGTGAACTTAAAATGTTGTTCGGAATTTCATTTGGTTATGCCGATCCCAATTCGCCTGGTAATTCGTTTAAATTAGGCCGGGATCCGCTGTCCAGCAATGTCACTTTTCATCAATAA
- a CDS encoding DUF6377 domain-containing protein: protein MLRLHRNKYFLFLFLFLFSQTILASKVTASENIDSLKTVLNEVLLDKVHLDNQKRKSIGLLQKQLSLNFKSQELRYQLYLELFNAYKSFIHDSAYVYCKKASECAYLLKDNNKINYSKVNLGFVLVSSGMFKEGLDTLKTVRSNYLNEQQKFEFYFLMARSNFDLSDYNKIDFYRKLYTQRGLSFCDTIINRYSKNSYHHLSGLGLKMLRSKNFRAAIIPYEKLLKLNLSYRDSAIIYSCLSYLYFSVNKNEIGLSYLLKSSIIDKKYSIKESLALVHLAKHLYLNGNTKEAFVYIHSAIEDNDLYGAKQRKVEISNILPIIEKDKINDIEKQKLSLLIYASTITLLILLTLYFAFANLKQLKKIRIADQLIVNQMVDLNNANSSLLRINKSLDVANQSLMLTNNKLDEVNMIKEEYIGHFFNVNADYIEKMDRLKRSLEKIVDLKQYDELEVILHRLNTNFERECFYKHFDEVFLNLFPNFIEEFNTLFNEKHQTHLIPGQLLNNELRIFALIRLGIDENETIAKILNYSVNTIYTYKTKVKNRSLIPNDDFKDKIMSISTVRKHLPFVVV from the coding sequence ATGCTACGTTTACATAGAAATAAGTATTTTCTTTTTTTGTTTTTATTTTTGTTTTCGCAAACCATTTTAGCTTCAAAAGTCACTGCTTCGGAGAACATTGATAGTTTAAAAACAGTATTAAATGAGGTATTGCTAGATAAAGTCCATCTAGATAATCAGAAAAGAAAAAGCATTGGGCTACTACAAAAGCAACTTAGTTTAAATTTTAAATCCCAAGAACTACGTTATCAGCTATATTTAGAATTATTCAACGCTTATAAATCATTTATCCATGATTCTGCATATGTTTACTGTAAAAAAGCAAGCGAATGTGCCTATTTATTAAAAGACAATAATAAAATCAATTACTCAAAGGTTAATTTAGGTTTTGTATTGGTTTCCTCTGGAATGTTCAAGGAAGGTTTAGATACCTTAAAAACCGTTAGATCAAATTATTTGAATGAGCAGCAAAAATTTGAGTTTTATTTTTTAATGGCAAGAAGTAATTTCGATCTATCAGATTATAATAAAATTGATTTTTATCGTAAACTCTATACGCAGAGAGGTTTGAGCTTCTGTGATACAATTATCAACCGTTATTCTAAAAATAGCTATCATCATCTTTCGGGATTAGGTTTAAAGATGCTCCGAAGCAAAAACTTTCGGGCTGCCATAATTCCTTATGAAAAACTATTGAAATTAAATTTGTCATATCGAGATAGTGCAATCATTTACAGCTGCTTAAGTTATTTGTATTTTAGTGTGAATAAAAATGAAATTGGTTTAAGTTATTTACTTAAATCATCTATTATTGATAAAAAATATTCAATTAAGGAATCATTAGCACTTGTGCATTTAGCTAAACATCTATACCTCAATGGTAACACAAAGGAGGCGTTTGTTTATATTCATAGCGCAATTGAGGATAATGACTTATACGGCGCAAAACAGCGTAAAGTAGAAATCAGCAACATTCTGCCGATAATTGAAAAAGATAAAATCAATGATATAGAAAAGCAAAAGTTATCCTTACTTATTTATGCCTCGACAATAACCCTATTAATATTGCTCACACTGTATTTTGCTTTCGCCAATCTAAAACAGTTAAAAAAGATAAGAATCGCAGATCAGCTCATTGTGAACCAAATGGTAGATCTAAATAATGCAAACAGTAGTCTTTTAAGAATCAATAAATCGTTAGATGTTGCAAATCAATCTTTAATGCTTACAAATAATAAACTTGATGAGGTAAACATGATTAAAGAGGAGTACATAGGGCATTTTTTTAATGTTAACGCGGATTACATTGAAAAGATGGATCGACTAAAACGTTCACTCGAAAAAATCGTAGATCTTAAGCAATATGATGAACTCGAAGTAATTTTACACCGACTTAACACAAATTTCGAAAGGGAATGTTTTTATAAGCATTTCGATGAAGTATTTCTAAATCTATTCCCAAACTTTATTGAGGAGTTTAACACATTATTTAATGAAAAGCATCAAACTCATTTAATTCCTGGGCAGTTGCTCAACAACGAACTCAGGATATTTGCTTTAATCCGATTAGGGATCGATGAGAATGAAACAATAGCAAAAATCTTGAATTATTCTGTTAATACCATTTACACTTATAAAACAAAAGTTAAAAACCGGTCGCTTATACCTAATGATGATTTTAAGGATAAAATTATGAGCATTAGTACAGTAAGAAAACATTTACCCTTTGTTGTTGTATAA
- a CDS encoding SusC/RagA family TonB-linked outer membrane protein produces MRKNYFFYFYKYGLTVLLLFFCTLSYSQQTAFTGKVVDENNEALPGATLLIKGTNQTTVTNTKGEFQISISQTAITVSVSFIGYDVSERILVPGKPIVIQLKPDAKSLSDVVVIGYGTAKKSDVTGAVASIASKDFNQGAVTSPLQQIAGKAAGVVITQTGSEPGSAPNIKIRGITSIQGNNNPLVVIDGVQGDVGLLNQIPPTEIQSIEILKDASATAIYGSRGASGVLIVTMKKSRAGTSIEYTANSSIDVVTRQLKMLTAAEWTQQAAARSIPASSNFGADTDWFGLITRNGTTQNHTLTMGGSGDNFTYRASLGMVLQNGIVINSDNQRYIGRIEATQKAFDNKLSITMTLNGTNSENYGSPGSIGRAAFTSNLISNAYISRPTDPVYKADGSYFTDPNLFQPLNVLAAANNIISETESNRLLGSMRINYKIIDGLSAEAFGSWQKTNGTSGNFTPAISTVAAAIDQKGYASVNNNNSDYKLMDFQLNYSKDLGKHHFDVAAVYEWQAQMDSGSGSAARGFVNDLATYNSLGLGDFSKVQAGDYSSYRNQRRTVSVLGRLNYSFLDRYLLTANFRRDGATVFGENHKWGNFPSASVAWKIDQEPFMKNQKIFKSLKLRGGFGITGNQQPLGVLQSLQIVQGSGTVYFAGNVQTNFRITQNSNADLEWERKKSTNIGLDFAMLKGRLNGSVDVYKNVTDKLLFGYTVPQPPFPTGSIQANVGSIQGRGIEMTLNYDLISNSSTRLTLGGNVTLMDSKVLNLSGSLNGVPLITNNVAYGGQNSYLVVGQAIGSIYILQHLGVAANGAETIVDQDKNGRIDAGATSPDRIFAGQNQPKYTFAFTPSFSYKNFDASLLVRGSGGNKLFNTLRSNLSYLENLGKSNLLASAIDDNMFTSAFPLATDYWLEDGKFIRLENVNVGYKIPTAKSKHISAVRLSITGQNLWLITKYSGIDPEETGGDNGIYPRVRNIALGLNIILK; encoded by the coding sequence ATGAGAAAAAATTACTTTTTTTACTTTTATAAGTATGGACTGACCGTACTTTTACTATTTTTCTGCACGCTCAGTTATTCGCAACAAACAGCATTTACCGGGAAGGTTGTTGATGAAAATAATGAAGCTTTACCTGGTGCTACGCTTCTGATCAAAGGAACCAACCAAACGACGGTTACCAATACTAAAGGAGAATTTCAGATAAGTATAAGTCAAACAGCAATAACTGTATCAGTCAGTTTTATAGGATATGATGTATCTGAGCGAATTTTAGTGCCTGGGAAACCAATCGTAATTCAGTTAAAACCTGATGCGAAGTCCTTATCTGATGTGGTAGTAATTGGTTATGGAACTGCAAAAAAATCGGATGTTACCGGGGCAGTTGCCAGTATTGCAAGTAAAGACTTTAATCAGGGTGCTGTAACTAGTCCCTTACAACAAATTGCAGGTAAGGCGGCTGGAGTTGTAATTACACAAACAGGCAGCGAACCTGGTAGCGCACCTAATATTAAGATAAGGGGTATCACATCCATTCAAGGAAATAATAATCCATTGGTGGTAATTGACGGTGTTCAAGGTGATGTTGGTTTATTAAATCAAATTCCTCCAACCGAAATTCAAAGCATCGAAATACTAAAGGACGCATCAGCAACGGCCATTTATGGTTCGCGAGGTGCTTCAGGTGTTTTGATCGTAACTATGAAAAAAAGTAGGGCAGGGACCTCTATCGAATACACTGCGAACTCGTCAATTGATGTTGTAACCAGGCAATTAAAAATGCTTACAGCGGCAGAATGGACACAACAGGCTGCCGCACGCAGTATTCCTGCATCATCTAATTTTGGAGCTGACACAGATTGGTTTGGGTTAATTACTAGAAATGGCACAACGCAGAACCACACCTTAACAATGGGCGGAAGTGGTGATAACTTTACCTATCGTGCATCACTTGGAATGGTGCTGCAAAATGGTATCGTTATAAACTCTGATAATCAAAGATATATTGGAAGAATAGAAGCCACTCAGAAAGCATTTGATAACAAGTTATCCATCACAATGACTCTAAATGGCACGAATTCCGAGAACTATGGTAGTCCAGGTTCAATAGGCAGAGCAGCTTTTACATCAAATCTTATTTCTAATGCTTATATTTCAAGACCAACTGACCCGGTATATAAAGCAGATGGATCTTACTTTACAGATCCAAATTTGTTTCAACCATTAAACGTTCTAGCCGCAGCAAACAACATTATTAGTGAAACTGAATCGAACAGGCTATTAGGTTCAATGCGCATCAACTACAAAATTATTGATGGATTATCAGCAGAAGCATTCGGAAGCTGGCAAAAAACAAATGGAACTTCAGGAAACTTTACGCCTGCAATCTCTACTGTAGCTGCCGCAATTGATCAAAAAGGCTATGCGAGCGTAAACAACAATAATTCTGATTACAAGTTGATGGATTTTCAGTTGAATTACTCAAAAGATTTGGGTAAACATCATTTTGATGTAGCAGCAGTTTATGAATGGCAAGCTCAAATGGATTCTGGCAGTGGAAGCGCAGCAAGAGGATTTGTAAATGACTTAGCCACTTATAATAGCCTTGGTTTGGGCGATTTTTCTAAAGTACAAGCAGGGGATTATTCGTCTTATAGAAATCAACGTAGAACCGTTTCTGTACTCGGACGTTTAAATTATTCTTTTCTTGACCGATATCTTCTAACGGCAAATTTCCGTAGAGATGGTGCAACCGTATTTGGAGAAAATCATAAATGGGGCAACTTTCCTTCAGCCTCAGTAGCATGGAAAATCGATCAGGAACCATTTATGAAAAACCAAAAGATATTTAAATCACTGAAATTACGAGGGGGCTTTGGTATCACAGGAAATCAACAGCCACTAGGGGTATTGCAGTCATTGCAAATTGTTCAAGGTTCTGGAACAGTCTATTTTGCAGGAAACGTTCAAACTAACTTTCGCATAACGCAAAATTCTAATGCAGATTTAGAATGGGAACGTAAAAAATCCACAAACATAGGACTTGATTTTGCAATGTTGAAAGGTAGGTTAAATGGAAGCGTTGATGTTTATAAAAATGTTACTGATAAATTATTATTCGGTTATACTGTTCCACAGCCACCATTTCCTACAGGATCAATCCAGGCAAATGTTGGTAGCATTCAGGGACGAGGTATAGAAATGACTTTAAACTATGATTTGATAAGCAACTCTTCAACAAGATTGACATTAGGCGGAAATGTCACGTTAATGGACTCAAAAGTCTTAAACTTAAGCGGCTCCCTTAATGGCGTGCCGCTAATTACTAATAATGTTGCTTACGGCGGACAAAACTCATATTTAGTAGTTGGCCAGGCCATTGGTTCTATTTATATTTTGCAGCATTTGGGTGTAGCGGCAAATGGTGCCGAAACAATTGTTGATCAGGATAAAAACGGTAGGATAGATGCAGGTGCTACAAGTCCCGATAGAATTTTTGCAGGTCAGAATCAACCAAAATATACATTCGCATTTACTCCAAGTTTTAGTTATAAGAACTTTGATGCTTCCCTTTTGGTACGCGGATCAGGCGGAAACAAACTTTTCAATACATTAAGGTCTAATCTTAGTTATTTAGAAAATTTGGGTAAATCAAATCTGCTTGCAAGCGCAATAGATGATAATATGTTTACTTCAGCTTTCCCCTTAGCTACTGATTATTGGTTGGAAGACGGCAAATTCATACGACTAGAAAATGTAAACGTTGGCTATAAAATTCCTACAGCTAAATCTAAACACATAAGTGCAGTTCGATTGTCAATAACCGGACAAAATTTATGGCTAATTACAAAGTATTCAGGTATTGACCCTGAAGAAACAGGAGGAGACAATGGTATTTATCCTAGAGTAAGAAATATCGCTCTAGGCTTAAACATTATTTTAAAATAG
- a CDS encoding alpha-amylase family glycosyl hydrolase: MKKVFPMLFIATLCCLFHSVTVQAQDRYVYPAQYGKPFKSVPDRRDVMLYQVNTRSFSKEGNFAGVTARLDSIKALGINVIYLMPIFPVGVLKATNSPYATRDYDAVGKEFGTLDDLRKLVDGAHQRKISVMLDIVANHTSWDHPWIANKDWYVQDSVGNIKYPETWRDVAQLNFKNETLRQSLIRSMKSWVYKANIDGFRCDYADGPPIDFWKQVIDSMQTIKTHKLLMLAEGGSPKYYSAGFDYFFGFNYFGNLKNIYSKNKSVKSIDALNERDYKGASEGQAVVRYLTNHDVNSSDGTPLDLFGGKKGSMAAFVVIAYMKGIPMIYNGQEIATPYRLTFPFTGRKIEWSLGESNQDVTAEYKKIIAFRNKNTAVRRGIMNSYSSDDVCVFTKEAGSDKVLVLSNLRNKSVVYSLPAILESTKWKDAFVGTKTTIKNEVTLQPYQYIVLKK; this comes from the coding sequence ATGAAAAAAGTCTTTCCGATGCTCTTTATCGCAACCCTTTGTTGCCTGTTTCATTCTGTAACAGTCCAGGCCCAAGATCGCTACGTTTACCCGGCACAATATGGCAAACCATTTAAGAGTGTACCCGATAGGCGGGATGTAATGCTTTATCAGGTAAATACCCGTTCATTTAGTAAAGAAGGAAATTTTGCAGGCGTTACAGCCCGGCTAGATTCGATAAAAGCATTAGGCATTAATGTAATTTACCTGATGCCGATTTTCCCAGTTGGCGTACTTAAGGCAACAAACTCGCCGTATGCAACAAGGGACTACGATGCTGTAGGTAAGGAATTTGGGACTTTGGATGATCTGCGGAAGCTTGTAGATGGTGCTCATCAACGAAAAATTTCTGTAATGCTAGATATTGTTGCCAATCACACTTCATGGGATCATCCATGGATTGCTAATAAAGATTGGTATGTTCAAGATAGTGTAGGGAATATTAAGTATCCGGAAACCTGGCGTGATGTTGCCCAGTTAAACTTTAAGAATGAAACCTTAAGGCAATCGCTCATTCGCTCTATGAAATCGTGGGTTTATAAGGCAAATATTGATGGTTTCCGTTGTGATTATGCCGATGGACCGCCGATAGATTTTTGGAAACAGGTAATTGATAGTATGCAAACCATTAAAACACATAAGTTATTAATGCTTGCTGAAGGTGGAAGTCCGAAATATTACAGCGCAGGATTCGACTACTTTTTTGGCTTTAATTACTTTGGTAATCTAAAAAATATTTACAGCAAGAATAAATCTGTCAAATCTATAGATGCATTGAATGAACGTGATTATAAAGGTGCTTCTGAAGGGCAGGCTGTTGTCAGGTATTTAACTAATCACGATGTAAATAGTTCTGATGGAACGCCACTTGATCTATTCGGTGGTAAAAAAGGTTCAATGGCAGCTTTTGTTGTGATTGCTTACATGAAAGGAATTCCAATGATTTATAATGGTCAGGAAATCGCGACTCCTTATCGTTTAACCTTTCCTTTTACAGGCAGAAAAATTGAATGGAGCCTTGGAGAAAGCAATCAGGATGTCACTGCTGAATATAAAAAAATAATAGCGTTCCGTAATAAAAATACTGCCGTAAGAAGAGGAATCATGAATTCATATAGTAGCGATGATGTTTGCGTTTTCACAAAAGAAGCCGGAAGCGATAAAGTACTCGTTCTATCTAATTTGCGTAATAAATCTGTTGTTTATAGTTTACCTGCAATTTTGGAAAGTACCAAATGGAAAGATGCATTTGTTGGAACTAAAACAACAATCAAAAACGAAGTAACGCTCCAACCTTATCAATACATTGTATTAAAGAAATAA
- a CDS encoding winged helix-turn-helix transcriptional regulator yields the protein MAVKRGYNDCISTIKPVRDFLDVMSGKWKIPIIVSIGVGNDRFVDIQESIPGITPKVLAKELKELEKHHLIKRTVLGDYPVRITYTHEPYADTLTPIIYAMKDWGISHRKKVMGTQVE from the coding sequence ATGGCAGTAAAAAGAGGTTATAATGATTGCATAAGCACCATCAAGCCGGTACGGGATTTTTTAGATGTAATGAGCGGTAAGTGGAAAATTCCGATAATTGTCTCTATTGGTGTAGGCAATGATAGATTTGTTGATATCCAGGAAAGTATACCAGGCATTACTCCAAAGGTGTTGGCTAAAGAGTTAAAAGAGCTGGAAAAGCACCATCTTATTAAAAGAACCGTGTTGGGTGATTATCCAGTAAGAATTACATACACCCATGAGCCTTATGCAGATACACTAACACCAATTATTTATGCAATGAAAGACTGGGGCATTAGCCACCGTAAGAAGGTAATGGGCACTCAAGTAGAATAA
- a CDS encoding RagB/SusD family nutrient uptake outer membrane protein, translating into MKKIIIVLIISAGLFVQSCTKVNENVYDKYTADQFFADPKGPDIALASVYARMPQFGGGDNGYYDTNNMSTDEQVIPHRVSGDWGPENAYLYTRTWTPKLGQINTTWNACYNSIYLANLAVDQLIKANAPAAKLAEIKILRAWFYYLLIDDFGDVPFYTDNNITTAQLKTQTRAQIYNWIVSEIIANADLLPETKGGVFYGRFNKWAAYTFLAKVYLNANVYIGTPKWAECLAASTKVATGGYTLHPGTASVSSPLGNRYFELFGDVCPDDETILAIWLKRNVIGNNVLALRSVNGPNGVAMFGYSGWNGTIVPEETYNKYAAEDIRRKQFLIGPQPGGVTYTPKVSSLINPGAGITEGIRGVKFYPVAPNDGSGSSNDFPIYRYADVLLMIAECNVRLGNAAAAKPFIDQVRVRAGLPALAANPTLENIYDERGFELNWEGHRRQDMIRFGTFTLAHGLVPAVDSHWQLFPIPTAAMNANPNLKQNPGY; encoded by the coding sequence ATGAAAAAAATAATAATAGTCTTAATAATATCAGCAGGATTGTTTGTACAAAGCTGCACAAAAGTTAACGAAAATGTTTATGATAAATATACTGCAGATCAATTCTTTGCTGATCCAAAAGGTCCTGATATTGCCTTAGCGAGTGTGTATGCAAGAATGCCGCAATTTGGTGGTGGAGATAATGGTTATTATGATACCAATAACATGTCTACAGATGAACAAGTTATTCCTCATCGTGTAAGCGGAGATTGGGGACCAGAAAACGCCTATTTGTATACCCGAACATGGACACCTAAATTAGGTCAGATAAACACCACATGGAATGCCTGCTATAATTCTATATATCTCGCCAATCTAGCCGTTGATCAGCTAATAAAGGCTAATGCACCAGCTGCAAAGTTAGCAGAAATAAAGATTCTTAGAGCTTGGTTTTATTACCTGCTTATTGATGATTTTGGAGATGTTCCATTCTACACGGATAACAACATTACCACTGCTCAACTAAAAACCCAAACCAGGGCACAAATTTATAACTGGATTGTTAGTGAAATTATTGCGAATGCAGATTTGTTGCCTGAAACCAAAGGTGGGGTGTTTTATGGAAGGTTTAATAAGTGGGCGGCTTATACCTTTTTAGCCAAGGTATATCTTAACGCTAATGTTTATATAGGAACGCCTAAATGGGCAGAATGCTTGGCAGCATCTACAAAAGTTGCAACAGGCGGATATACATTACATCCTGGAACTGCTAGTGTTTCAAGCCCCTTAGGAAACAGATACTTCGAGCTCTTTGGGGATGTTTGTCCTGATGATGAAACTATTTTAGCCATTTGGTTAAAAAGGAATGTTATTGGTAATAATGTACTTGCATTAAGAAGTGTTAATGGGCCTAATGGCGTTGCAATGTTTGGTTACTCTGGTTGGAATGGCACAATTGTACCTGAAGAAACCTATAATAAATATGCAGCAGAAGATATTAGAAGAAAACAATTCTTAATTGGCCCACAGCCTGGAGGAGTAACTTATACGCCCAAAGTATCCTCATTAATTAACCCAGGTGCAGGTATAACAGAAGGAATTAGAGGTGTGAAGTTTTATCCAGTAGCACCTAATGATGGTAGCGGAAGCTCTAATGATTTTCCAATTTATAGATATGCAGATGTGCTGTTAATGATTGCCGAATGTAATGTTCGGCTAGGTAATGCTGCTGCAGCCAAACCATTTATTGATCAGGTTAGGGTTAGAGCCGGATTACCAGCGCTAGCCGCCAATCCGACTTTAGAAAACATATATGATGAACGTGGTTTTGAATTAAACTGGGAAGGCCATAGAAGACAGGATATGATCCGATTTGGAACTTTTACACTTGCGCATGGACTGGTTCCGGCAGTAGATTCGCATTGGCAGCTTTTTCCAATTCCAACTGCAGCAATGAATGCAAACCCAAATCTTAAACAGAATCCAGGATATTAA
- a CDS encoding NtaA/DmoA family FMN-dependent monooxygenase (This protein belongs to a clade of FMN-dependent monooxygenases, within a broader family of flavin-dependent oxidoreductases, the luciferase-like monooxygenase (LMM) family, some of whose members use coenzyme F420 rather than FMN.), whose product MIGGNNTKMLIGLTSGNGYGFQPGAWRMPGVDPRSYTSYDAHVRHAQAAERGKFQFIFLPDGPSTDKTSLLENDAPNFNLDVMMTLAAVARETRRIGLVATGSTTFNTPFALAKQFKALDIMSHGRAGWNAITSASNDVAAIYGQTIPSSKDRYGRAHEVVQVVQAFWGSSGKDAWVHDKESGQFAKHEKISTVNVKGEYVNARGTLFIPPSKQGQPIVFHAGGSPNAHELAGRFANVVIGAAFTIEDGIQQRNAFREAANKYGRDPDEIKFIAGMMTTIVKDRRTALDRRLQLMGHLIPQRVAYLQQMLGIRLDLNSLDEPLSKEQLEAAFPSPYDPRSEKALEIAKEGWSLKDIIAHGIIDFHPAIVGPGIEAADHMQTWFEAGACDGFWISPDVLDDGIDAFVDEVVPILQGRGLFHQDYEGATLREHIGAPEQYGIDPRV is encoded by the coding sequence ATGATAGGTGGAAATAATACAAAAATGCTCATCGGATTAACCTCTGGCAACGGTTACGGCTTCCAACCGGGAGCATGGCGAATGCCTGGTGTTGATCCTAGAAGCTATACAAGCTATGATGCCCACGTCAGGCACGCTCAGGCAGCAGAACGGGGAAAATTCCAGTTTATATTTCTGCCTGACGGCCCATCTACGGATAAGACATCTCTTCTAGAAAACGACGCGCCAAATTTTAACCTTGATGTGATGATGACACTGGCTGCTGTAGCAAGGGAAACCAGGCGGATTGGTTTGGTAGCCACGGGCTCTACAACGTTCAATACGCCCTTTGCTCTGGCAAAACAATTTAAGGCGCTGGATATAATGAGCCATGGGCGGGCAGGCTGGAATGCCATCACCTCCGCTAGTAATGATGTTGCTGCAATCTACGGGCAAACCATTCCATCCAGTAAAGACCGCTATGGGCGGGCGCACGAAGTAGTTCAGGTGGTTCAGGCATTTTGGGGAAGCTCGGGCAAGGATGCCTGGGTGCATGATAAGGAAAGTGGACAATTTGCAAAGCACGAGAAAATCTCGACCGTTAATGTTAAAGGCGAGTATGTAAATGCCCGAGGCACACTTTTTATTCCGCCATCTAAACAGGGACAGCCCATAGTCTTTCATGCAGGCGGAAGTCCCAATGCACACGAGCTGGCAGGGAGGTTTGCAAATGTAGTGATCGGCGCTGCCTTTACGATTGAAGACGGCATACAACAACGTAATGCCTTTCGTGAAGCTGCAAATAAGTATGGCCGTGATCCTGATGAAATCAAATTTATCGCAGGGATGATGACTACCATCGTTAAAGACAGGCGTACAGCACTCGATCGCAGACTGCAGTTAATGGGACATCTTATTCCACAGCGGGTTGCCTACCTTCAGCAGATGTTAGGCATCAGACTTGACCTTAACAGTCTGGATGAACCGCTTTCGAAAGAGCAACTGGAAGCAGCATTCCCTTCACCATACGACCCGCGATCTGAAAAAGCCCTGGAAATTGCGAAAGAAGGATGGAGTTTGAAGGATATAATTGCGCACGGTATCATTGATTTCCATCCTGCGATCGTAGGCCCAGGTATTGAGGCCGCAGATCACATGCAGACATGGTTTGAGGCTGGTGCATGTGACGGCTTCTGGATCTCGCCCGATGTATTGGACGACGGTATTGATGCTTTTGTCGATGAAGTGGTTCCCATTTTACAGGGGCGTGGACTTTTTCATCAGGACTACGAAGGCGCAACATTAAGGGAACATATAGGCGCACCAGAACAATATGGAATTGACCCACGGGTTTAA